From the genome of Marixanthomonas ophiurae, one region includes:
- a CDS encoding LysE family transporter, translating to MIYDILMLLIFLLTGFLASGLGAIPASSSNVAVVTTTIEQSFKKGFRITLGAGLGSVFLSFIALNYSRIFTDFFEENRWLQYAIVFIFFVIGTLVLLRKRFKVDFQNPLSETWQIGNFWKGFLLALINPPALIFWILLITIANTYLFSLSKFSPLLNLFLFFAGIFLGKVITLYFYGKMSDKLKERKHKKNPLVYNIIGTALVAGSVVQFIRMLLD from the coding sequence ATGATTTATGACATCCTAATGTTATTAATTTTTCTACTAACCGGATTTTTGGCTTCCGGTTTAGGCGCTATTCCCGCAAGTTCATCAAATGTTGCGGTAGTAACAACTACCATTGAGCAATCGTTTAAAAAAGGATTTCGCATTACTCTTGGCGCTGGGCTAGGCAGTGTTTTTTTATCATTTATCGCCTTGAATTACAGCCGAATATTTACTGACTTTTTTGAAGAAAACCGTTGGTTACAATATGCTATTGTTTTTATCTTTTTTGTAATTGGGACGTTAGTTTTACTTCGAAAACGTTTTAAAGTAGATTTTCAAAATCCGTTATCTGAAACCTGGCAAATTGGGAACTTTTGGAAAGGATTTTTATTAGCACTTATCAATCCGCCAGCCTTAATTTTCTGGATTTTGTTGATTACAATTGCGAACACCTATCTGTTTTCACTTTCAAAATTTAGTCCCTTACTAAACCTCTTCCTTTTCTTTGCCGGAATCTTCTTAGGTAAAGTTATTACGCTTTATTTCTACGGAAAAATGAGCGACAAACTAAAAGAACGAAAACACAAAAAAAACCCTTTGGTTTATAATATTATTGGTACAGCTTTGGTTGCGGGATCGGTGGTACAGTTTATTAGAATGTTATTGGATTAG